Proteins found in one Methanobrevibacter sp. genomic segment:
- a CDS encoding acetolactate synthase: MKIKQLSIFLQNKEGSLYDALEILTNADINIKALSLADTSDFGILRIVVDDPEKGIEILKENNFLVKPTEIVAIEMDDSPGGLSSILGIIKKNNIDLEYLYAFTHNKADKAILLLHTDNLDELVSSLEKEDVVIVSPEEVYNL, translated from the coding sequence ATGAAAATCAAGCAATTATCAATTTTTTTACAAAATAAGGAAGGAAGCCTTTATGATGCTTTGGAAATTTTAACAAATGCAGATATCAATATCAAAGCCCTTTCACTTGCTGATACATCAGATTTTGGAATTTTAAGAATAGTGGTCGACGATCCTGAAAAGGGTATTGAAATACTTAAGGAAAACAATTTCCTTGTAAAGCCAACAGAGATTGTTGCCATTGAAATGGATGATTCTCCAGGAGGACTATCTTCAATTTTGGGAATCATTAAAAAGAACAATATTGATCTTGAATATCTGTATGCTTTTACTCATAACAAGGCAGACAAAGCTATTCTCTTACTTCATACAGACAATTTGGATGAATTAGTTTCATCTTTGGAAAAAGAGGATGTTGTAATAGTAAGTCCGGAAGAAGTGTATAACTTATAG
- a CDS encoding peptidase U32 family protein yields MVELLSPAGNFIALRSVLENGADATYIGLDDYNMRANANNFSFDDLKEVSKIAREYSAKTYLCTNIVLNENDAVKLQENLPLIAEADIDGLILSDIGLIEDTVDNGLEAHISVQENISNSFTLKTLKKLGAKRAILSRELSLDQIKKITENSPIETEVFVHGAMCMAISGRCFLSNALYGRSANCGDCLQPCRKNWTLSFDEDSEDNVSNITEIDDESFVISKSYDGSYRTNFFSPKDMCMIEYIPELIDAGIASFKIEGRGRSPDYAAKVTGIYRQAIDSYLEDSNNYSTDSKWVDELSEVFNRGFDTGFYFKIPFEKSEDNQSKYIKKDIGRVVNYYNKVKVAELKIHDDLKIGDKILIQGTTTGSREHIVDSMQIEGENIEEAPKGCNVAVALPFKARENDFLYKLIERDVND; encoded by the coding sequence ATGGTAGAATTATTGTCTCCGGCAGGAAATTTCATAGCTTTGCGTTCCGTTCTTGAAAATGGTGCAGATGCTACATACATTGGTCTTGATGATTATAATATGAGGGCCAATGCAAACAATTTTTCTTTTGATGATCTTAAAGAGGTATCAAAAATAGCCAGAGAATATTCTGCTAAAACATATCTTTGCACTAACATCGTCCTAAATGAAAATGACGCTGTTAAACTTCAAGAAAATTTGCCGTTGATTGCTGAAGCAGATATTGATGGCCTTATTTTATCGGATATTGGTTTGATTGAAGACACTGTTGACAATGGGCTAGAAGCTCATATTAGTGTCCAGGAAAACATATCCAACTCTTTTACTTTAAAAACTCTTAAAAAATTAGGGGCTAAAAGAGCCATTCTTTCAAGAGAGCTTTCTTTAGATCAGATTAAAAAGATTACTGAAAATTCCCCTATCGAAACAGAAGTTTTTGTACATGGGGCAATGTGCATGGCGATTTCTGGAAGATGTTTTTTAAGCAATGCGTTATATGGCAGAAGTGCAAATTGTGGGGACTGTCTACAGCCATGTCGTAAAAATTGGACTCTTTCATTTGATGAAGATTCTGAGGACAACGTTTCCAACATAACTGAAATTGATGATGAGTCTTTTGTTATTTCAAAATCTTATGACGGTTCTTATAGGACCAATTTCTTCTCACCAAAGGATATGTGTATGATAGAGTATATTCCAGAACTTATCGATGCGGGAATTGCTAGTTTTAAAATTGAAGGTAGGGGAAGAAGCCCAGATTATGCGGCTAAGGTTACTGGAATTTACAGACAGGCAATCGACAGTTACTTGGAGGATTCAAATAACTACAGCACAGATTCTAAATGGGTGGATGAATTGTCTGAGGTATTTAATCGAGGTTTCGATACGGGCTTTTACTTTAAAATACCATTTGAGAAAAGCGAAGACAATCAATCCAAATACATTAAAAAGGACATTGGCCGTGTTGTAAATTATTATAATAAAGTTAAGGTAGCGGAACTTAAGATTCATGATGATTTGAAAATTGGAGATAAGATATTAATTCAAGGTACTACTACAGGTTCACGTGAACACATTGTTGATTCTATGCAAATTGAAGGAGAAAACATTGAAGAAGCTCCGAAAGGATGCAATGTTGCTGTTGCACTTCCTTTTAAGGCACGTGAAAATGATTTTTTATATAAATTGATTGAGAGGGATGTTAATGATTAA
- the cfbC gene encoding Ni-sirohydrochlorin a,c-diamide reductive cyclase ATP-dependent reductase subunit — protein MIKKIAIYGKGGIGKSTTVANLSAVYADDGLDCLVIGCDPKADTTRTIYGERIPTVVNTLKDNRNPSRDDLVFEGYKNIKCVESGGPEPGVGCAGRGVIVAMKKLENMEVFNDDLDIVIYDVLGDVVCGGFSVPLREKYADEVIIVTSGEYMSLYAANNIVKGIKKLKGKLAGIICNCRNVDNEIEIVEEFAKKINSNLCGIINRSNLIQESELDAKTVVEKYPESEEASEYRKLASNILNNSNYSIPEPMDDEEFEEFFKSFL, from the coding sequence ATGATTAAGAAAATAGCTATTTATGGGAAAGGCGGAATTGGAAAAAGTACTACTGTAGCTAATTTGTCAGCGGTTTATGCAGATGATGGACTTGATTGTTTGGTTATTGGTTGTGATCCGAAAGCAGATACAACACGTACAATTTATGGTGAAAGAATTCCTACAGTTGTTAACACTTTGAAAGATAATAGAAATCCTTCTCGTGATGATTTGGTATTTGAAGGCTATAAAAACATAAAATGTGTTGAAAGCGGAGGTCCCGAACCTGGTGTCGGCTGTGCCGGACGTGGCGTAATTGTTGCTATGAAGAAGCTTGAAAACATGGAAGTGTTTAATGACGATTTGGATATTGTAATCTATGATGTCCTGGGGGATGTTGTTTGCGGAGGTTTTTCAGTGCCTTTGCGTGAAAAATATGCTGATGAGGTAATTATTGTTACTTCTGGTGAGTACATGTCCTTGTATGCAGCTAACAATATTGTTAAGGGAATTAAGAAACTCAAGGGAAAATTGGCAGGGATTATCTGCAATTGCCGTAATGTAGATAATGAAATTGAAATTGTTGAGGAATTTGCTAAAAAAATTAACTCTAATCTATGTGGTATAATTAATAGGAGTAATTTAATTCAGGAAAGTGAATTAGATGCAAAAACTGTTGTAGAAAAATATCCCGAATCAGAAGAAGCTAGTGAATACAGAAAGCTTGCTTCAAATATTTTAAATAATTCAAACTATTCAATTCCAGAACCAATGGATGATGAGGAGTTTGAAGAATTTTTCAAGTCATTTTTATAA